The following coding sequences are from one Triticum aestivum cultivar Chinese Spring chromosome 5A, IWGSC CS RefSeq v2.1, whole genome shotgun sequence window:
- the LOC123106738 gene encoding vicilin-like seed storage protein At2g18540 has protein sequence MDAKERRRKQDRERYEQMANEKREEKLKKGREAYQQKKEKICAQQRQIYAKMQPEQKKARKEHINELKRNTASKDSIARENPAYIATEKEVGTSTFPDYRKHVTPGERQTLLHRRNKEFTTRQRHVSSKQDVSMTETGDDDTEPLQQPEEMIYDIPNQCFQASKKRIHQHRHSTMTIKIRWHCGQTSRLQCFQQSKK, from the exons ATGGATGCTAAGGAAAGAAGAAGGAAACAAGACAGAGAGCGCTATGAACAGATGGCCAatgaaaaaagagaggaaaaactcAAAAAAGGCCGTGAAGCCTatcaacaaaagaaagaaaaaatatgcGCACAACAAAGGCAGATATATGCAAAAATGCAGCCGgaacaaaagaaagctagaaaagaacaTATCAATGAATTGAAACGCAACACAGCAAGCAAAGACTCCATTGCACGGGAGAACCCTGCCTATATTgcaactgaaaaagaagttggtacTTCTACCTTTCCTGATTACAGAAAGCATGTCACACCAGGAGAAAGGCAAACATTGCTACACCGTCGTAACAAAGAATTCACGACAAGACAGAGGCATGTATCATCGAAACAAGATGTATCTATGACGGAAACCGGCGACGATGACACAGAACCTCTACAGCAACCAGAAGAAATGATTTACG ATATCCCTAATCAATGTTTCCAAGCATCAAAGAAGCGGATACACCAACACAGACATTCTACAATGACGATCAAAATAAGGTGGCATTGTGGCCAGACATCCCGTCTTCAATGTTTCCAGCAATCAAAGAAGTAG